A genomic window from Methanovulcanius yangii includes:
- a CDS encoding DUF6544 family protein, with protein sequence MSHLSVVVIIACIIVIVFGIVVALSCISFDRAVDREVADLAAQAEEGEPAALHAGEPTNLPEPVRRYLEYAISGEAESVRFVRMTQEGAFRTDPDGEWMPVKAEQYFSAEPPGFIWHANTRFLFLFWIDVRDRYAGGEGNMLVKALSTIPIADAKGPEMDLSSLQRYIGEMPWFPTAFLNDEYVTWEAIDELHARAIITDGAGSAKVVFSFDEAGRISSVTTDERYRTVGDTYSRDRWTGYFYDYREQDGFTVPMEIVAEWNLPEGDFSYIRLRVTEMEYDVFSRY encoded by the coding sequence GTGTCGCATCTAAGTGTTGTCGTGATCATCGCCTGCATCATCGTCATCGTGTTTGGTATCGTTGTGGCGCTGAGCTGTATCTCGTTTGACCGGGCCGTGGACCGCGAGGTTGCCGACCTTGCCGCACAAGCAGAGGAGGGGGAACCGGCAGCACTTCACGCCGGGGAGCCCACAAATCTCCCGGAGCCGGTCCGGCGATATCTGGAATACGCGATCTCCGGGGAGGCGGAGTCCGTCCGGTTCGTCCGGATGACGCAGGAGGGAGCGTTCAGGACCGACCCTGACGGTGAATGGATGCCGGTCAAGGCCGAACAGTATTTCTCGGCTGAACCGCCCGGCTTTATCTGGCATGCGAATACCCGGTTCCTCTTCCTCTTTTGGATCGATGTCAGGGACCGATATGCAGGAGGAGAGGGGAATATGCTGGTGAAGGCCCTCTCCACCATTCCCATTGCCGATGCGAAGGGCCCGGAGATGGACCTGTCGAGTCTTCAACGCTATATCGGCGAGATGCCGTGGTTTCCCACGGCCTTCCTGAATGATGAATATGTCACCTGGGAAGCCATCGACGAGTTGCATGCACGGGCGATCATAACAGACGGGGCTGGTTCGGCAAAGGTTGTCTTCTCCTTTGACGAAGCGGGCCGGATCAGCAGTGTCACGACGGACGAGCGCTACCGGACCGTCGGTGATACCTACAGTCGCGACCGGTGGACCGGATATTTTTATGATTACCGCGAGCAGGACGGGTTCACCGTCCCGATGGAAATTGTGGCCGAATGGAATCTTCCCGAGGGTGATTTCTCCTATATCCGGCTCCGGGTGACGGAAATGGAGTACGACGTCTTCTCGCGGTATTAA
- a CDS encoding cobalt-precorrin-5B (C(1))-methyltransferase: MHGCGCPAAGHSRSCRSHLGRHRPSEGVYHRDDRSCRLHGGGALPAGAGVVGVPHAPLRSPVRGRGCGGDGCGSARKYAGDYTDDITANLLFCAEATETASGIEVHPGEGIGRFVRRTARYDIGDAAISPPSWATIRGAVEEAARDLHLPGVTVALTIPDGAAIGEQTLNPKVGVEGGISVLGSTGLVEPWDDHLSEDVFERIRGADLPVLTTGRVGLRYARMLFPAHEVVLVGKFMERGIEAAGGAAILCGLPALILKYINPGILDGTGYATVEELTMSEKWPHILEQSLADYTRRMPAMRVVIIDREGHVQGDSR, translated from the coding sequence ATGCACGGATGCGGATGCCCGGCAGCAGGTCACAGCCGGTCTTGCCGTTCTCACCTCGGACGGCACCGTCCTTCGGAGGGGGTTTACCACCGGGACGACCGCAGCTGCCGCCTGCATGGCGGCGGTGCACTCCCTGCGGGGGCCGGTGTCGTCGGTGTTCCTCACGCTCCCCTGCGGTCTCCGGTGCGAGGTCGAGGCTGTGGGGGGGACGGGTGCGGGTCGGCACGCAAGTATGCCGGCGACTATACGGATGATATCACGGCGAATCTCCTCTTCTGTGCGGAGGCGACGGAGACGGCATCCGGCATCGAGGTGCATCCGGGCGAAGGCATCGGTCGGTTCGTGCGAAGGACGGCGCGGTATGATATCGGCGACGCCGCGATCAGCCCCCCGTCATGGGCGACGATCAGGGGGGCGGTGGAGGAGGCGGCACGCGACCTGCACCTGCCGGGGGTGACGGTCGCCCTCACCATCCCGGACGGCGCCGCCATCGGAGAACAGACGCTCAACCCGAAGGTAGGGGTCGAGGGAGGGATCTCCGTTCTCGGGTCGACCGGGCTCGTCGAGCCTTGGGACGACCACCTGTCGGAGGACGTTTTCGAGCGCATCCGAGGAGCGGACCTGCCGGTGCTGACCACCGGGCGGGTGGGCCTTCGCTATGCACGGATGCTCTTTCCTGCCCATGAGGTGGTGCTGGTGGGCAAATTCATGGAACGGGGCATCGAGGCGGCGGGAGGGGCTGCTATCCTCTGCGGCCTTCCTGCGCTTATTTTGAAGTATATCAATCCCGGAATCCTCGATGGCACCGGGTACGCAACGGTGGAGGAGTTAACCATGTCAGAGAAATGGCCCCATATTCTGGAACAGAGTCTTGCCGACTATACACGGCGAATGCCTGCCATGCGGGTGGTCATCATCGACCGCGAGGGACATGTGCAGGGGGACTCACGATGA
- the cbiG gene encoding cobalt-precorrin 5A hydrolase encodes MKGTIIITLEPTAARAKELADEMGADVVLYSKEAFAGAYESYRTIIAVMSAGIAVRSAAPHLRDKWTDPCLVVVSPDFRYAIPLLGGHHGGNEAARRLEELGIHPVITTATETRGLPSVEGVAEERGLAVINKDSTRAVNAAILEGEVAVHLIEPPAIAIAPAGVAVLLKKGDYIVGVGCRRGTEKQEIIDAFTAAFAATGIAGEDVCAYATANVKKDEAGLIAAVGELGGTLIFVDDAFIRAETPPSPSRASDKLGLPGVAEPAALALSKRKEVIMKKQTYGGVTVAVIR; translated from the coding sequence ATGAAGGGTACCATCATCATCACCCTGGAACCGACGGCAGCACGGGCGAAGGAACTGGCAGATGAAATGGGCGCCGACGTTGTCCTCTACTCGAAGGAGGCGTTTGCCGGGGCGTACGAGAGCTACCGGACGATCATCGCGGTCATGTCGGCGGGCATCGCCGTTCGGTCGGCGGCGCCCCACCTGCGCGACAAGTGGACCGATCCCTGCCTCGTGGTCGTAAGTCCCGACTTCCGGTATGCCATCCCCCTCCTTGGGGGCCACCACGGGGGCAACGAGGCGGCACGACGCCTCGAAGAGCTGGGGATCCACCCGGTGATCACGACGGCAACCGAGACCCGGGGGCTGCCGTCGGTGGAAGGTGTCGCCGAAGAGCGCGGTCTTGCGGTGATCAACAAGGACTCGACGCGGGCGGTCAACGCGGCCATCCTCGAAGGCGAAGTCGCCGTCCACCTGATCGAGCCCCCGGCGATTGCCATCGCCCCGGCGGGGGTTGCCGTCCTCCTAAAGAAGGGCGACTATATCGTCGGCGTCGGGTGCCGGAGGGGGACGGAGAAGCAAGAAATCATTGATGCGTTCACGGCAGCCTTCGCCGCCACGGGGATCGCAGGAGAGGATGTTTGCGCATACGCGACGGCCAACGTCAAGAAGGATGAAGCGGGCCTCATCGCAGCGGTCGGCGAGCTTGGCGGCACCCTGATCTTCGTGGATGATGCATTCATCCGGGCAGAAACACCGCCTTCCCCATCCCGCGCCAGCGACAAACTGGGGCTGCCGGGGGTGGCGGAGCCTGCTGCGCTTGCCCTCTCGAAGAGAAAGGAGGTCATTATGAAGAAACAGACATACGGAGGAGTGACGGTTGCCGTCATCAGATAA
- a CDS encoding cobalt-precorrin-7 (C(5))-methyltransferase: protein MKVVGVGCGPGMLTERAIAVIRDAALIYGSQSAIERAAPHIGSGCVVRIITDYAALWELPEHAVLLSTGDPMLAGLGYLGGDVISGISSYQYVCGKLQIPMTKTVIVNAHATDHEKALAEIKDELRRGKTAFVIADPGFEVPALAQRLQEGDITCRIAVGERLGYPDERIAIGDTDAPPVPVSGLFVLMVGNF, encoded by the coding sequence ATGAAGGTCGTCGGTGTCGGCTGCGGGCCGGGCATGCTGACCGAGAGGGCGATCGCCGTCATCCGCGATGCGGCGCTGATCTATGGCTCGCAGAGCGCCATAGAACGGGCGGCACCGCACATCGGCAGCGGATGTGTCGTCCGCATCATCACGGACTATGCGGCACTCTGGGAACTGCCGGAGCATGCGGTCCTCCTCTCGACGGGCGATCCCATGCTCGCGGGGCTCGGGTATCTGGGGGGAGATGTCATCTCCGGCATCTCCTCCTACCAGTACGTCTGTGGGAAACTGCAGATCCCCATGACGAAGACGGTGATCGTCAACGCGCATGCGACCGACCATGAAAAGGCCCTCGCGGAGATCAAGGATGAACTCCGCCGGGGGAAGACTGCGTTTGTCATCGCAGACCCCGGCTTTGAGGTTCCCGCCCTTGCACAGCGACTACAGGAGGGTGATATCACATGCCGGATTGCCGTCGGTGAACGCCTGGGGTATCCGGACGAGAGAATTGCCATTGGTGATACGGATGCGCCGCCCGTTCCCGTTTCCGGCCTCTTCGTGCTCATGGTCGGAAATTTTTAG
- the cobJ gene encoding precorrin-3B C(17)-methyltransferase, protein MPSSDNRGKLFIVGIGPGSNDQCTGRAKDAIRQSEIIIGNDFYLRLIGDLKEDKEVITSSMGKEVERARRCVALAREKTVCMVSGGDPGVYGMAGIVLEVLEHDGATIDWEVVPGVTAATAAASIVGSPLSGDYVTLSLSDLLTPWEVIEHRMDCAFRMGVPVAVYNPKSRGRPDNLAQALAVALRYRDGEVPVTVIKNAFRDDQEARFFTLESLFADDSYVDMRSIVIIGGEESRIGTAGDRKMMITPRGYDRKYVY, encoded by the coding sequence TTGCCGTCATCAGATAACAGAGGAAAACTCTTCATCGTGGGCATCGGCCCCGGGAGTAATGACCAGTGTACGGGCCGGGCGAAGGACGCCATCCGCCAATCGGAGATCATCATTGGGAATGACTTTTATCTCCGCCTGATCGGGGACCTGAAGGAGGATAAGGAGGTCATAACAAGTTCGATGGGCAAGGAGGTGGAACGGGCACGAAGGTGCGTTGCGCTTGCGAGGGAGAAGACCGTCTGCATGGTGAGCGGCGGCGATCCGGGGGTCTACGGGATGGCAGGCATCGTCCTCGAAGTGCTCGAGCATGACGGGGCCACCATCGACTGGGAGGTGGTGCCGGGGGTCACGGCCGCAACCGCTGCAGCCTCCATTGTCGGCTCGCCCCTCTCCGGGGACTATGTCACGCTCTCGCTCTCGGACCTCCTTACGCCGTGGGAGGTGATTGAACACCGGATGGACTGTGCATTCCGGATGGGAGTGCCGGTCGCGGTCTACAATCCGAAGAGCAGGGGGCGGCCGGACAACCTCGCCCAGGCCCTCGCGGTGGCGCTCCGCTACCGGGATGGTGAGGTGCCGGTGACAGTGATCAAAAACGCCTTCCGGGACGATCAGGAGGCCCGGTTCTTCACCCTGGAGTCGCTCTTTGCGGATGACAGCTACGTCGATATGCGCTCCATCGTGATCATCGGTGGAGAGGAGTCCCGGATAGGGACCGCCGGGGACCGCAAGATGATGATTACGCCGAGGGGTTATGACCGAAAATACGTATATTGA
- the cbiT gene encoding precorrin-6Y C5,15-methyltransferase (decarboxylating) subunit CbiT codes for MGLKGGPTQDEIMAVSLFKLGIRDGDVMADIGCGTGKIAIQASGRCSRIYAIDRRTEAVEYARSEIDKAGRENIALIHGDAAEVLDDIDALDCAFVGGSGNIEAVLSQLAEKVRGRIVVNAVLLDTVGRAVGTMKELGIFAEALHVQVSRSHELAGDMMFTPIHPVFVIVGEVKR; via the coding sequence ATGGGGCTCAAGGGCGGACCAACACAGGACGAGATCATGGCCGTGTCTCTTTTCAAACTCGGGATTCGGGATGGGGATGTCATGGCCGATATCGGATGCGGCACGGGAAAGATTGCCATTCAGGCATCCGGAAGGTGCAGTCGCATCTATGCCATCGACCGGCGAACGGAGGCGGTCGAGTATGCCCGCAGCGAGATAGACAAAGCCGGCAGGGAGAACATCGCTCTCATCCATGGAGATGCGGCAGAAGTGCTGGATGATATCGATGCACTGGACTGCGCCTTCGTCGGTGGCTCGGGGAACATAGAGGCTGTCCTTTCGCAACTGGCTGAAAAGGTGCGGGGAAGAATCGTGGTGAATGCTGTTCTTCTGGACACCGTTGGTCGGGCGGTCGGAACGATGAAGGAGCTCGGCATCTTTGCAGAAGCACTCCATGTGCAGGTGTCACGCTCCCATGAATTGGCGGGGGATATGATGTTTACCCCGATTCATCCGGTCTTCGTCATCGTAGGCGAGGTGAAACGGTAG
- a CDS encoding cobalt-factor II C(20)-methyltransferase, with product MLVAVGIGPGDPELLTVKAVNLIKAADRVFVPGKVARDIIAPYRTDPVVLSFPMTADEDYIKRCIEENARTIAPVARDGLAVFCILGDPNFYGTFGRLCAVLDEVYPEIEYHSIPGVSSITAFASATGTALSGGIVITDGSELTAQIRMKVRRPQEVADELRKSGYSTFLLAERMYMDGQRIYGTDDLPEESAYFSILYAGK from the coding sequence ATGCTCGTCGCGGTTGGCATCGGCCCCGGAGATCCCGAACTTTTGACCGTAAAGGCAGTAAATCTGATCAAGGCTGCGGACCGGGTATTCGTGCCGGGAAAAGTAGCCCGTGACATCATCGCACCGTACCGGACGGACCCGGTCGTTCTCTCCTTTCCTATGACGGCGGACGAGGACTACATTAAACGGTGCATCGAAGAGAATGCCCGCACCATCGCCCCTGTTGCCCGGGACGGCCTTGCGGTCTTCTGCATTCTCGGCGACCCGAATTTTTATGGCACATTTGGAAGGCTCTGTGCAGTTCTGGATGAGGTATATCCGGAGATCGAGTATCACTCCATACCCGGGGTCAGCTCGATTACCGCCTTTGCCTCCGCCACCGGGACCGCCCTTTCGGGGGGCATTGTGATCACCGACGGGTCAGAACTGACCGCACAGATCCGAATGAAGGTGAGACGGCCACAGGAGGTTGCGGATGAACTGAGGAAATCAGGGTATTCGACGTTCCTCCTCGCCGAGAGAATGTACATGGACGGCCAGAGGATCTACGGCACCGACGACCTCCCGGAAGAGAGCGCCTACTTCAGTATCCTCTACGCAGGGAAGTGA
- a CDS encoding thioredoxin domain-containing protein: MSEEKFTNRLIDEKSPYLRMHAHNPVDWYPWGEEAFARATAEDLPIFLSIGYAACHWCHVMEKESFSDAEVAALLNRHFIAVKVDREERPDIDALYMIYAQALSANPGWPLTVVMTPDKKPFFATSYVPKYSKFGRKGLMDILPEIDRSWKERKETVIDSSERLHDAIETLMTGGVKGRLDEEAVHGAYHALKESFDPTFGGFGHAPKFPMPHTLLFLLRYWYRYGEDDALFMAEKTLDSIFFGGIHDHIGGGFHRYSTDREWLVPHFEKMLYDQALLLIAYTEAWQATKRPLYEEASVDIVAYMLRELRSEEGAFFAAEDADSEGGEGTYYLWTDMQFNHVLKTDAAHAKQIFNVRPEGNYLDETTKMYNGKNILFRTHPDLLQASKTLIAEQTVEYLAARLESARRKRIHPLVDTKILTDWNGLAVAALARAGAVMDRKGWVDDAATAYHFIATTLADTDGRLFHRYCDGEVAIPGMLEDYAFLLWGLLELYDATFEARYLDQAVTLADTTLVHFAGEDGSLYRTADDTDAFIRQRQAYDGAFPSGTSVLALCLLRLARMTANPAYESAATTAMEWYAKELQTSPTGYTHLLSALIFAAAPPLDAVIIPGATATDQDMIRALAEGYTPTMTTILLDRDAIIRHIAPHTADMTTGETEGTVVHLCTVGGCHTPLTSAEEVRTALRKKKEC; this comes from the coding sequence ATGTCGGAAGAAAAATTCACCAACCGTCTCATTGACGAAAAGAGCCCGTACCTCAGGATGCATGCACACAATCCCGTCGACTGGTACCCGTGGGGAGAGGAGGCGTTTGCCCGGGCAACAGCAGAAGATCTCCCCATCTTCCTCTCCATCGGTTACGCCGCCTGCCACTGGTGCCATGTGATGGAGAAGGAGTCCTTCAGCGATGCTGAAGTCGCCGCTCTCCTGAACCGGCACTTTATCGCGGTCAAGGTCGACCGGGAGGAACGCCCCGACATCGACGCCCTCTATATGATCTACGCTCAGGCACTCTCTGCCAATCCCGGCTGGCCGCTGACCGTCGTCATGACCCCCGACAAAAAACCGTTCTTTGCAACGAGCTATGTCCCTAAATACAGCAAATTCGGAAGGAAGGGTCTCATGGACATCCTCCCTGAGATCGACCGTTCCTGGAAGGAGAGAAAAGAGACGGTGATAGACTCCTCCGAACGGCTGCATGACGCCATCGAAACGCTGATGACGGGTGGGGTAAAAGGCCGCCTCGACGAGGAGGCGGTGCACGGTGCCTATCATGCCCTGAAGGAGAGTTTTGATCCCACCTTCGGGGGATTCGGACACGCACCAAAATTCCCCATGCCGCACACACTGCTCTTCCTGCTCCGCTACTGGTATCGGTATGGCGAGGACGACGCCCTCTTCATGGCGGAGAAGACCCTTGACTCGATCTTCTTCGGCGGTATCCATGACCATATCGGGGGAGGGTTCCATCGGTACTCGACCGACCGGGAATGGCTGGTGCCGCACTTCGAAAAGATGCTCTACGATCAGGCCCTCCTCCTCATCGCGTACACCGAGGCGTGGCAGGCGACGAAGCGACCCCTGTACGAGGAGGCCTCCGTGGATATCGTCGCGTACATGCTGCGGGAACTGCGCAGTGAGGAGGGGGCATTCTTCGCCGCCGAGGACGCCGACAGCGAGGGCGGGGAGGGCACATACTACCTTTGGACCGACATGCAGTTCAACCATGTTCTCAAGACAGACGCTGCCCATGCAAAACAGATATTCAACGTCCGGCCTGAAGGCAACTATCTCGATGAGACGACAAAGATGTATAATGGAAAGAACATCCTCTTCCGCACCCATCCGGACCTGCTCCAGGCCTCGAAGACCCTGATCGCGGAGCAGACCGTCGAGTATCTCGCCGCACGCCTCGAAAGCGCCCGCAGGAAACGGATACACCCGCTCGTCGACACAAAGATACTCACCGACTGGAACGGGCTTGCCGTCGCCGCTCTTGCGCGGGCGGGTGCAGTGATGGACCGGAAGGGGTGGGTTGACGATGCCGCGACGGCCTATCACTTCATTGCAACCACGCTTGCCGACACCGACGGCCGTCTCTTCCACCGATACTGCGACGGGGAGGTAGCCATTCCCGGCATGCTTGAGGACTACGCCTTCCTGCTTTGGGGGCTTCTTGAGCTCTATGATGCGACCTTCGAGGCGCGCTACCTTGATCAGGCTGTCACCCTTGCAGACACCACACTTGTGCACTTCGCGGGCGAGGACGGGAGCCTGTACCGGACGGCGGACGACACCGATGCCTTCATCCGTCAGCGGCAGGCCTATGACGGGGCGTTCCCCTCCGGCACCTCGGTGCTCGCCCTCTGCCTGCTTCGCCTTGCCCGGATGACCGCAAACCCGGCCTACGAATCAGCGGCGACCACAGCAATGGAGTGGTATGCGAAGGAACTTCAGACGTCACCGACCGGGTATACCCACCTTCTTTCCGCCCTCATCTTTGCTGCGGCTCCCCCTCTCGATGCGGTCATCATTCCGGGGGCAACGGCGACCGACCAGGATATGATCCGGGCACTGGCGGAGGGGTATACCCCCACCATGACAACAATCCTCCTCGACAGGGACGCCATTATCCGCCACATCGCCCCGCATACTGCTGACATGACAACCGGAGAGACAGAGGGAACCGTGGTCCATCTCTGTACTGTGGGGGGATGCCACACGCCCCTTACCTCGGCGGAGGAGGTCAGGACGGCGCTCAGAAAAAAGAAGGAATGCTGA
- a CDS encoding precorrin-8X methylmutase, whose protein sequence is MTENTYIDPGADTKEGYSISMTSRTLARQVVGDDTPEDRIRQRCAISVGDFVMADLMAFKNGPIAAGLAALAAGAPVITDIRMVQTGVRKTEHHSEVLCALDYGAEISREHGITRASAGFEALRETVEGAIIVIGNAPSALLAVCRMVDDGVRPALVIGTPVGFVNAKESKELLRTKDVSSISNVGTRGGTPPAVAAMNEIITMYIETQQ, encoded by the coding sequence ATGACCGAAAATACGTATATTGATCCGGGCGCGGACACCAAGGAGGGCTACAGCATATCCATGACGAGCCGGACGCTTGCCCGACAGGTGGTCGGTGACGACACGCCCGAGGACCGGATCCGCCAGCGATGTGCCATTTCGGTCGGGGATTTTGTCATGGCCGACCTGATGGCATTCAAAAACGGGCCGATCGCGGCGGGGCTTGCCGCCCTTGCCGCAGGAGCGCCCGTCATCACGGATATCAGGATGGTCCAGACCGGGGTCCGGAAAACGGAGCACCATTCCGAAGTGCTCTGTGCACTCGATTACGGTGCGGAGATCTCACGCGAACATGGGATTACCCGGGCCTCGGCTGGGTTTGAGGCACTGCGGGAGACGGTAGAAGGCGCGATCATCGTCATCGGCAATGCGCCGTCGGCGCTTCTTGCGGTATGCAGGATGGTGGATGACGGCGTCCGCCCGGCTCTCGTCATCGGCACCCCCGTCGGGTTCGTCAATGCGAAGGAGTCAAAGGAGCTCCTGCGCACGAAGGACGTTTCGTCCATCTCCAATGTGGGGACACGCGGCGGGACGCCGCCCGCGGTCGCCGCCATGAACGAGATCATCACCATGTACATCGAGACCCAACAGTAG
- a CDS encoding cobalt-precorrin-4/precorrin-4 C(11)-methyltransferase has translation MPTVYIVGAGCGDPGLITVKGKELLDRADVLVYAGSLVNPELVAACPAAEKYDSWGMHLAEMTEIMIAAARDGKAVVRLHSGDPALYGAIIEQGDILRKAGVKVVRVPGVSSFFGAAASLGIQYTLKGVSESVIITRPAGRTLDRDRIAEFSGLGQTMVIFLGTEHMEEIFEKVQCPPETPAAVVYHATWQDEMVVRGTVADIAGKARAAGITKTALIIIGDVVNPEGPDYTHSHLYE, from the coding sequence ATGCCAACAGTATACATCGTCGGGGCCGGATGCGGGGATCCGGGCCTCATCACGGTAAAAGGAAAGGAGCTCCTCGACAGGGCCGACGTCCTCGTCTACGCCGGGTCTCTCGTGAACCCGGAGCTGGTCGCGGCCTGCCCCGCGGCGGAAAAATACGATTCGTGGGGCATGCACCTCGCCGAGATGACGGAGATCATGATTGCGGCGGCACGGGACGGGAAGGCCGTCGTGCGCCTGCACTCGGGAGATCCGGCCCTGTACGGGGCGATTATCGAGCAGGGGGATATCCTGCGAAAAGCGGGAGTCAAGGTCGTCCGGGTGCCGGGTGTCTCGTCCTTTTTTGGGGCGGCCGCCTCCCTGGGCATCCAGTACACGCTGAAAGGGGTGTCGGAATCGGTCATCATCACCCGCCCGGCGGGAAGGACCCTGGACCGGGACCGGATTGCAGAATTTTCCGGGCTCGGGCAGACCATGGTGATCTTTCTCGGCACGGAACACATGGAAGAGATCTTTGAAAAGGTGCAGTGCCCCCCCGAGACCCCGGCGGCGGTCGTCTATCATGCGACGTGGCAGGACGAGATGGTGGTGCGAGGGACGGTGGCAGACATCGCGGGGAAGGCACGGGCCGCGGGCATCACGAAGACCGCACTCATCATCATCGGTGACGTGGTGAACCCTGAGGGGCCGGACTACACCCATTCACACCTCTACGAATGA
- a CDS encoding cobyrinate a,c-diamide synthase, with translation MIPAIIIAGTHSGCGKTTIAGALMSALVNRGLTVQPFKVGPDFIDPTHHTAICGRGSRNLDPYMMGEDGVIATFARASAGADIAVIEGVMGLFDGLEGEDTGSTAHVAKILGCPVILVVDAKGASRSVNAMVKGFATFDPEVTLGGVIFNRVGSPRHGEMISASLVKPAFGCVPWERERSIESRHLGLQMAHESSAIEEFRDILEDNCDIDAILAIGASRVSGRRPAAESGSVGDSISIGVAYDAAFNFYYADNFERLRRQGAELVFFSPLTDRLPEVDALYFGGGYPELHTAELEQAPCRDAVTRAADAGMPIYAECGGLTYLTESIEMDGTRTRMCGVIPAETVKMGRFQALGYVDARCTAHDCLFPAGTTYRGHEFHYTRLNVAPDVRYALELERGSGIEDGKDGIHLNNVLAGYTHAYFTDRQASGLVETIRRVHRA, from the coding sequence ATGATTCCTGCCATCATCATCGCCGGTACCCACAGCGGATGCGGCAAGACCACGATTGCCGGAGCACTGATGTCTGCTCTGGTGAACCGAGGGCTCACCGTCCAGCCGTTCAAGGTGGGGCCCGACTTCATCGACCCCACCCACCATACGGCGATATGCGGGAGAGGGTCGCGCAACCTCGACCCGTACATGATGGGCGAGGACGGCGTCATTGCAACCTTTGCCCGGGCGTCTGCCGGTGCCGATATTGCCGTGATCGAGGGTGTCATGGGGCTTTTTGACGGCCTTGAGGGGGAAGATACCGGCAGCACCGCCCATGTAGCGAAGATTCTCGGGTGTCCGGTCATCCTCGTCGTCGATGCAAAGGGGGCGTCCCGCAGTGTCAATGCGATGGTGAAGGGGTTTGCCACCTTCGACCCTGAGGTGACCCTCGGCGGCGTCATCTTCAACCGTGTCGGCAGCCCGCGCCATGGAGAGATGATTTCGGCATCGCTTGTCAAACCTGCCTTCGGGTGTGTCCCCTGGGAGCGGGAACGAAGCATCGAGAGCAGGCACCTCGGCCTCCAGATGGCACATGAATCCAGTGCGATAGAAGAATTCAGGGATATTTTGGAAGATAACTGCGATATCGACGCCATACTGGCCATTGGAGCAAGCAGGGTGTCGGGACGGCGACCGGCCGCTGAAAGCGGGTCTGTCGGGGATTCCATCAGCATCGGGGTTGCCTACGATGCGGCATTCAACTTCTATTATGCCGACAACTTCGAGCGGTTGCGAAGGCAGGGTGCCGAACTCGTCTTCTTCAGCCCTCTCACCGATCGCCTGCCCGAGGTGGATGCCCTGTACTTCGGCGGTGGATATCCCGAACTTCATACGGCCGAACTGGAACAGGCGCCCTGCAGGGATGCGGTCACGCGGGCTGCGGATGCAGGGATGCCCATCTATGCGGAATGCGGCGGGCTTACCTACCTGACGGAGAGCATCGAGATGGACGGCACCCGGACGCGGATGTGCGGGGTCATCCCGGCGGAGACGGTGAAGATGGGACGGTTTCAGGCACTCGGATATGTGGACGCAAGGTGCACGGCGCATGACTGTCTCTTTCCCGCAGGAACGACGTACAGGGGGCATGAATTCCACTATACCAGACTCAATGTCGCCCCGGACGTGCGCTATGCCCTCGAACTAGAGCGCGGCAGTGGTATTGAAGATGGAAAGGACGGCATCCACCTGAACAATGTCCTTGCAGGGTATACCCACGCCTACTTCACCGACCGCCAGGCATCGGGACTCGTGGAGACGATACGCCGCGTCCACCGGGCATGA
- a CDS encoding 2'-5' RNA ligase family protein yields MGFFETIAIDVVLLPPPEVAAAALALNQRLIEQTGDRSIVLDPSGCLPHVSLAMRSIPRRTLPSLTAALDRLALSSLPLDLRIAGAVAVTTESGDVVSGINLEKSEPLLILHRSVMAQVNCVPAEECAPGDLSMDAGEEIAPFTCNYVNGYADQSAYDRYSPHITLGHGDVTSLEDAAVAQTARFSSLAVCHLGNHCTCREILWQRSV; encoded by the coding sequence ATGGGATTTTTTGAAACGATAGCAATTGACGTCGTGCTGCTCCCGCCCCCGGAGGTGGCGGCGGCGGCGCTTGCGCTTAACCAGCGACTCATCGAACAAACGGGGGACCGGTCGATTGTCCTCGACCCGTCGGGGTGTCTTCCCCATGTATCTCTTGCGATGCGGAGCATTCCGCGGCGGACCCTGCCGTCCCTGACGGCAGCCCTCGACCGGCTCGCCCTTTCATCCCTTCCTTTGGATCTTCGCATTGCAGGCGCTGTCGCCGTTACCACGGAGAGCGGCGATGTCGTCTCGGGTATCAATCTGGAAAAGAGCGAACCACTCCTCATCCTCCACCGGAGTGTCATGGCGCAGGTGAACTGCGTTCCCGCCGAAGAGTGTGCTCCCGGCGACCTCTCAATGGACGCCGGGGAGGAGATTGCACCCTTCACCTGCAATTACGTGAACGGCTATGCGGACCAGTCGGCCTACGATCGCTACTCACCCCATATTACCCTTGGGCACGGTGATGTGACGTCCCTCGAAGACGCAGCTGTTGCGCAGACTGCCCGGTTCTCGTCCCTTGCTGTCTGTCACCTTGGCAACCACTGCACATGCCGGGAGATCCTCTGGCAGCGGAGTGTATAG